The Streptococcus equi subsp. equi nucleotide sequence AGAAATTTTATCAAGGTTCCATTTCATCATGGCATAGTAGCTGTCTCCATCTTGGCCTTTTTTGGCTACAGAGTCAGTAAAGATTTCTGCATAGATCGGAATACCACTGTCCTTAGAAACAGTCTCCATTGGACGTCTGTCAACACTTGACTCAACAAAAAGCGCTGATGGCTTAACGTCTTTCAATTTTTCGATCAATGATGAAATTTGATCCGGAGTTCCTTCTTCTTCAGTGTTGATTTCCCAGATGTAGGCTGATGGGACACCGTAAGCTTTTGAGAAGTATTTGAAGCAGCCTTCACTTGTGACGATTAGCTTTTTATTGTCAGCAATAGCATCAAATTTTGATTTTGCTTCCTTATCAAGCTTCTCTAGCTTCTCAACGTAAGCTTTTAGGTTGTTTTCATAGGTTTCCTTGTTTTTAGGGTCTTTAGCGATCAATTGCTTTGCAATATTTTTTGAATAGATAACCCCATTTTCAAGATTCAACCAAGCATGAGGGTCTTCCTTGCCTTTTTCACTTTCACCTTCTAGGTAAATCACATCAATACCATCAGATACAGCGAAGTAGTCCTTGTCCTTTTCCTTCTTAGCATTTTTTACAAGCTTTGTAAACCAAGCCTGTCCGCCGTCTTCAAGGTTAATACCGTTATAGAGAATAAGATCGGCATTGCTGGTCTTCTCAACGTCTTCTGGCAATGGCTCATACTCATGCGGATCTTGACCAATCGGCACAATGCTGTGCAAGTCAATCTTGTCACCTGCAATATTTTTAGTCATGTCAGCAATAATGGAATTGGTAACCACAACCTTGAGCTTGTCACTCTTAGCTTCCTTGTTTCCACCATTAGAGCAGGCAACCAGCATGAAAACAGCCAAAAAAGCACTCAAGGCGAGGCTAAGTTTCTTTTTCATCAGTTATCTCCTTAGGATCTATTATTTAATTAATTAAGTATAGTTAATTATGCTATTAGCATAACTTTTTTTTAGGCCTTTGTCAAGATTTTTATGAAATAATCTGATATAATAATCATTATAAATAAGAGAAAGGCTTTTAGACATGACGCCTAATAAAGAAGACTATTTGAAATGTATTTATGAAATCGGAGAGCAAAACATTAAAATTTCTAACAAAATGGTTGCAGAGAGAATGAAGGTTTCTGCACCCGCTGTGTCAGAAATGATTAAGAAAATGATCGCACAAGGCTGGATTGTAAAGGATAAGACCTGCGGCTATTATCTAACAGAGCAAGGGCAGCGCTTAGTGGCAAATCTTTATCGTAAGCACCGATTGATGGAGGTTTTCTTGATCCATCAACTGGGCTATACTGCTAGAGAGGTGCACCAAGAGGCTGAGGTACTAGAGCATACTGTGTCAGATATGTTTATTGATCGCTTGGATAAAACCCTTGGCTATCCTACTTTTTGCCCTCATGGAGGGACAATTCCACGCCGCCAGCAGCCACTAATCGAAATCAACAAAACAACGCTTAATACTATTAAAGAGCTGGGAATTTTTCGTTTGAGCAGGGTGCATGATCACTTTGAGCTTATCCAGTACCTAGAAGCACACCAGCTGACGATCAATAGTGAGTTTAGACTGATTCAAATAGATGACTTCGCAAAAACCTATACCATCACTTATGCAGATAAGGAATTGATCATTCCTGAAAACATCGCCAAGCAGCTCTTTGTTACTGCTATTTAAATAAAAAAAGACCTGATATTTGCTGTCACCACAGGCTATCAGGTTTTTTTGGTCATCATTTTTTATCAGGTAAGGCCTCTAAAAAGGCTATCAAGACCTTGGCTGATTTTTTTCCAGCCTCAACAATAAACTGATCGAAGGTCATATTAGCATCGTGGGCCGCTGTGTCACTCATCGCCCTAACAACAATAAATGGCTTGCCAGCAGCTTGAGCTGCCTGTGCCACTGCTGCTCCCTCCATTTCCACTGCTAAGGTCTCTGGGAAATGTGCTTTGATGGTATCAATACTGTCTTGGCCGGCAATAAAGCTATCTCCTGTTGCAATCAGGCCAATCCGACTATTGGTCTTTTCCTGATCAAGCACCTGCTTAAAGGTCTCAACCAGCTTGCTATCACTGTCAAAGTAAAGGGGCTGCGCAGCCATTTGACCATAGTCATAGCCAAAGGCCGTCACGTCCACATCATGATACACCAAGCGATCAGCAACAACAACATCACCAATAGCCAAGCCACTAGCTATTGCTCCAGCCGATCCTGTATTTATAATAGCGTCAGCCTGAAAATGCTCTGCTAGCATCGCAACTGTCATCGCTGACATGACCTTTCCAACACCAGATTGGACTAAGACGAGCTCATGGCGACCAAGACGACCTGTATAGTAGGTATTGGAAAGCACCTGATGCTCTTGACTATCGTGGAGCTGCTCCAATAAAAACCGCAGCTCCTCTTCCATAGCCGCAATAATTCCAATTTTCATATGATATCCTTATTTGTTTTTTTCTATAAATTAAAGACCGCATAAACCAAGAGAGCAATCAAGACAAGCACCGCTAAGAGAATCAGATTTAACCGCGATTGAAAGCGACTGCGCTTTGCATTTTCAATTCTGCGACTTTTGTAAATACGATCAGTATGCTTATCCTCAAAGGTCATGATTTTGGTTTCAAAATCTGCATAATCGTCAGGCTCAAACTGTTCTCCGCGCTGAGCCTTTTCGATAATGTCATCAGTCAGCAAGGGCTTGCCCATTACACATCACCTCCAAAATGAAGGGCGTAATATTGCAGGGCAATGATGGTTTTAGCATCGACAAGCTTTCCTTGTGCCACTAGATCCATACATTCTTGATAGCTCAGCTCAAGAAGCTCAATCACCTCATCTGCGTCCTGTGGTCTAGGATTGGCAACTCTCTGCAGGTCTGTCGCCAAGTACAGCTTAATTTTTTCATTACAAAAACCAATCGCTGTATAAAACTCGTGAATAAGACGCAAATCACCAGAATAGGCGGTTTCTTCCTCCAGCTCTCGTGCTGCTGCTTCTAATGCTGAGTTGGCCTCACCGACCTCTAGTTTTCCAGCAGGAATTTCATAAGAAATCGCTTCGATAGCCTTACGGTACTGCTTGACAATTAACAGCTTACGCTCTGGCGTTACAGCCAATATAGCGACTGCACCGCGATGAAAAATCAATTCGCGCTTAGCCTGACCTAGGCCGTTTGGCAATTGGACATCATCTACCGCAACTTTGAAAATGTGACCATCAAAAATCTCTTGCCTTTTAATCGTTTTTTCTTCAAAATCCATGTCTGATCTCCTTGCTTTCTCTCCATCATTTTACTTTGCTTGATTTGGGTGATGTGGCAGCCTCTTGGCATAGCCCTCCTTCACCACCTGACGGCTGCGCCCTATAGCCACACTGTCTGCCGGCACTGACTGGGCTATCGTAGACCCTGCGGCTGTTAAAGCATTCTCCCCAACCTCTACTGGAGCTATCAAAGTCGAATGACTCCCAATAAAAGCGTGATCGCCAATCACTGTCTGGTATTTCCGTTGACCATCATAATTAACCGTAATGCTTCCTGCACCAATATTAACCTCTGAGCCAATCTCGGCATTCCCCAGGTAAGTCAAATGCCCTGCCTTGGTATTGGCCCCTAGATGAGACCCCTTAACCTCTACAAAGTTCCCAATATGAACGCTCTCATCGAGCTGGGAGTCTGGGCGAATGTGCGCATAGGGCCCTACTGTCACACCATCTGCTAGGACTGAATCCTCAATCACTGACTGGCTCACCACT carries:
- the mtsA gene encoding manganese-binding protein, with amino-acid sequence MKKKLSLALSAFLAVFMLVACSNGGNKEAKSDKLKVVVTNSIIADMTKNIAGDKIDLHSIVPIGQDPHEYEPLPEDVEKTSNADLILYNGINLEDGGQAWFTKLVKNAKKEKDKDYFAVSDGIDVIYLEGESEKGKEDPHAWLNLENGVIYSKNIAKQLIAKDPKNKETYENNLKAYVEKLEKLDKEAKSKFDAIADNKKLIVTSEGCFKYFSKAYGVPSAYIWEINTEEEGTPDQISSLIEKLKDVKPSALFVESSVDRRPMETVSKDSGIPIYAEIFTDSVAKKGQDGDSYYAMMKWNLDKISEGLAK
- the ideR gene encoding metal-dependent transcriptional regulator, translated to MTPNKEDYLKCIYEIGEQNIKISNKMVAERMKVSAPAVSEMIKKMIAQGWIVKDKTCGYYLTEQGQRLVANLYRKHRLMEVFLIHQLGYTAREVHQEAEVLEHTVSDMFIDRLDKTLGYPTFCPHGGTIPRRQQPLIEINKTTLNTIKELGIFRLSRVHDHFELIQYLEAHQLTINSEFRLIQIDDFAKTYTITYADKELIIPENIAKQLFVTAI
- the mtnN gene encoding 5'-methylthioadenosine/S-adenosylhomocysteine nucleosidase, encoding MKIGIIAAMEEELRFLLEQLHDSQEHQVLSNTYYTGRLGRHELVLVQSGVGKVMSAMTVAMLAEHFQADAIINTGSAGAIASGLAIGDVVVADRLVYHDVDVTAFGYDYGQMAAQPLYFDSDSKLVETFKQVLDQEKTNSRIGLIATGDSFIAGQDSIDTIKAHFPETLAVEMEGAAVAQAAQAAGKPFIVVRAMSDTAAHDANMTFDQFIVEAGKKSAKVLIAFLEALPDKK
- a CDS encoding membrane protein, with translation MGKPLLTDDIIEKAQRGEQFEPDDYADFETKIMTFEDKHTDRIYKSRRIENAKRSRFQSRLNLILLAVLVLIALLVYAVFNL
- the nudF gene encoding ADP-ribose pyrophosphatase: MDFEEKTIKRQEIFDGHIFKVAVDDVQLPNGLGQAKRELIFHRGAVAILAVTPERKLLIVKQYRKAIEAISYEIPAGKLEVGEANSALEAAARELEEETAYSGDLRLIHEFYTAIGFCNEKIKLYLATDLQRVANPRPQDADEVIELLELSYQECMDLVAQGKLVDAKTIIALQYYALHFGGDV